The genomic stretch ATTGGCTGCCCTCGGTACTGGTATGGGCGCAGCGATCGCTTCACGGTTTGTCACCTATCGTACTTCCTCCAGCAGCGTAGAGACTCCTGACCTAAATCCCAATAATTCCGTTACCCAATCTAGAAATTCCCCATCATTCTGCCAATACAATGCGCTGGACTCGGTAACAGCTTCGCTATATCAGGTTAGAGCCATCAATGCGATCGCCAATGATCCATTACCGACCCTTTCAAATTTAAGTAATGTGATTAATGCGGATCTCGTTGCTAGTTTTAATCCTGCCCCATTTCCCCAAATTAGCGATCGGGCGCGTGCAGCTAAAGTCCCAATCATCATGTATCACGACATTACTGCCACCAAAGATGTGGAGTGGGATGTCACTCCAGATGATCTCGAAAAGCATTTTCAAGCGCTGCAAGATGGTGGATATACACCAATTACGATGGATCGTTTAGTCAGCCATTTGCGGACTGGCGCTCAATTGCCCGAAAAGCCTGTATTGCTGACCTTTGATGATAACTATATTGGTCAATACAAGTACGCTTTCCCCTTGCTCAAAAAATATAACTATCCTGCGGTATGGTCAGTACATACCCGCTTTGTGGGTACGGCTGGTCAAAAGCCCAAGGCAACATGGGATCAACTACGGGAAATGCAAAAAAGTGGTTTGATCACCATTGCTTCCCATACGGTGAATCATCTTAATATGAAGAACCTCAGCAATGCGGAATTGGAGCGTGAGGTACTAGAGTCGAAGAAAACTCTGGAAAAAGAATTGGGAATTACCATCGATTACTTTACCTATCCTGAAGGTGACTTTACGGAACGCGCTAAGGACAAGGTGAAGGATGCAGGTTACAAAGCGGCGCTGTCGATGAGTCTCGATCCGCGTCAAGAGCGCTCGGCTAATGAATCTGATGATTTACTTGCGATTATGCGTTTTGGACAGTCGCGCTTTAGCGATGTGATCGAGCAGGCTTCCAGTGGAACTTCCGCAAGTCAAGTTTCACTTTTGCCCACTGTCAGCAATGGTTCGATTAATTTCACCACCCCTGTAGAGAAGAAGAAGGTGACAGTTGATGGTTTATCGCTCACTTTGGTATATGGTGGTCGCGCCGTTACAGCCCATGCTGATAAACGCGCTCAGGTTGCCGAAATTTTAGCCATGACTCCCAATGCGATCGCGGCTGTTGACGGTGGCTTTTTCTCCTTAGAGCGTATTGATGGCAATACGATGATTGGACCTGTGATGAGTCAATTCTCTAGCAATGCAGGAGTTTTTAATGTCGGCAATAAAGGTGAGAATCCACTCCTCAACGGTCGTCCTCTAGTGTTGATTAGCCCCACCGCAATTAAATTTATTCCCTTTAATGCTGTCAAGCATAATTCTTTAGAAGCAGTCAAGGCGGAGTTACCTGATGTCACTGATGCATTTGTTGCCGCAGGTTGGCTCGTCCGTGATGGTAAACCTCAATCCGCCGAGTCCTTTGGAAAGCTCTATGGTTTTGATGCTAGTCGCGATCGCGCTTTCTGGGGAATTGATCGCTCTGGTAGACCCGTAATTGGTGTAACGATGGAAATGATCGATTCCGTTGGCTTAGGCAAGATCTTAGCAAAGGCTGGTTTGCAAGATGTCGTCATGCTTGATTCGGGAGCTAGTGCTGCCCTTGCCTATCGTGGTAAATCAGTGATGGCGTATGAGCCTCGCCCTGTTCCCCATATTGTCGCACTCCTGCCGCCCGATCCTGCCCCCGTAGAATCTGCTGAAAAGCCCAACTGCCCAGTTAGTCTTAATCGATTTTAGTCATGCATTCAGGCTTATAGCTCTCTATAAGTAAGTAAAAACTGTGGCTTACGCTATGCGTGAGCCACAGTTTTTTGGGTTTTAAATAACCAGTTAGTGTGTTACCAAGCAACGCGCTAACTGGTTATTTATGTGTAAATTACGATAGCTATGCGATACTCATGTAAGGGAAGCCAGAAATTTAGAGCAGTTTTGTGAACTGGCGATCGCTACTAGGGAGATTGCTAGGGATTTTGTATATAGCTACTTATTTTGAGTCTCCAGCACTTGGCGATCAATCAAGCTTTGGGTATTTGGTAAAAAGCCTTTAGGAGTAAAGATTTTCTGCCAAAAATATCATTTTTATTGCAGCAATTCACTCTCTCAGAACACAGAGGTTGAAACGATAGTATGGAAGATGGATTCTTCAAAACCAATCAAGAACTTCAGGCATCTGCTCTCAATATTGATCTTATCGATTGTAAGCGAGTGGAATGTTTGCATAAAGAACAAGAGGCGATATTAAGCAGTTTTTATAACTCATCTCCTTTCATGATGGGAGTAGTGGAACTTTCTGAGTGCGATATTCTGCATATTTCCGATAACATAACCACGGCAACATTTTTTCAGACTACACCAGAGGCAATGTCAGGGAAATGGGCTAGTGAGCTAGGTGTTCCTTCTGAATGTATCCAACTTTGGATGACTCACTACCACTTAGAAAGCATTTAAGAAAGCAAGGGCGCACTAAAAGAGGTATGAATACTGATGAAGTCTAGTATCAGCCAGCGAAAATGCGCCAACCCTATAATACCGATTTATCCAATGAAGAGTGGGAAATAATTGCACCAATGTTGCCAAAACCATCAAAATTGGGGAGACCACCAAAAACAAATTTTCGGGAAGTGCTGAATGGGATTTTCTACATAGCCAAGAATGGTTGTACATGGGAAAATCTGCCCCATGATTTGCCACCATATTCAACGGTCTACTTCTACTTTCAAAGATGGACAAAAACAGGATTTATAGCTGAAATCAATTACCAGATAAGCACACAAGTACGATTAGCTGATGGTCGAGAAGCAACACCGAGTCTAGCCAGTCTCGATAGTCAAAGTATTAAAACAATGGATAGTGCAGGTAGTCGTGGTATTGATGGTGGAAAAAAGGTCAAGGGTCGCAAACGCTTCATCATGGTTGATACCTTGGGGTTAGTCTTTGGCGCTCTCGTATGCCCAGCAAATATTGGCGAGAGAGCAGGAGCGATGAGACTATTAGCAAATCTCAAGTATCCACTGAGACGATTACAAAAGATATTAGTTGACAAGGGATTCTCTGGCGAGGATATCACCCAGTGGGTTAAAGACAACTTTAGTTGCACTTGGGAAGTAAGCAAACGGGCTGAAGCGCAGAAAGGGTTTGTTGTTGAATCAAAGCGTTGGGTAGTGGAGAGAACCTTTGCTTGGATAGGCAAATATCGTAGACTTAGCAAGGACTATGAATTTTATGAGAATATCTCGGAGTCGTTTATTTACATAGCTTTGATCCGAAAAATGCTTAAAAATCTTACTGCTGTCAATTCTTAAATGCTTTCTTAAGCCAAGAACAAAATCTCCCTATTAAGTTTGAATATGATCACCAAAAAGAGAATCTAATTCATTGTTTATCGGTCACGGTTTCATTCATTGGCTTTGCTGTCAGTCAACGTCCGCGATTTTCCTATGTGGCTGAAGATATTAGCGATCGCAAACAATCAGAAGTTGTAATCCAAGAGAGTGAAGCGAGATTTCGCTATTTAGCAGACCATGCCCCTGTGTTAATTTGGCTTTCAGGACTAGATAAGCTTTGTTATCACTTTAACCAGAAGTGGTTAGAATTTACGGGTCGGACAATGGAGCAGGAAATGGGGAATGGCTGGGCTGAGGGTGTGCATCCAGAGGACTTCCAACATTGCTTAGATACCTATGTTAATTCCTTTGATGCGAGACAACCATTTGAGATGGAGTATCGCCTGAAACGGTTTGATGGGGAATATCGTTGGCTTCTTGATACAGGTGTCCCCAGATTTGATGCTAATGGAGAATTTCTCGGTTATATCGGCTCATGTATAGATATCAGCGATCGCAAACAAGCTGAAGCTGCCCTACGCGAAAGTGAAGCCCGTTGGCAATTTGCCCTAGAAGGAGCGGGAGGTGGCGCATGGGACTGGAATCTGCAAACCAATGAAGCTTTCTTATCTCGGCGATGGAAAGCGATGCTCGGTTTTGAGGAGCATGAGATTAGCAATAACTCCAGCGATTGGGATCGGATGCTCCACCCAGATGATAAAGAAGCCGTTTATGCAGAGATTAATAAACACTTGCGTGGTGAAACCGAACAATCTGTTGTCGAATATCGCATCCAATGTAAAGATGGTAGTTATAAATGGATTTTGGGCAGCGGCAAACTGATTAGTCGCACTGCCGATGGAGCGCCTTTACGATTTATTGGTACGAATATTGATATTAGCGATCGCAAGCAAGCGGAATTATCCCTACAACAAAGCGAAAAAAAATATCGACATCTAATTAATAACTTCCATGCTGGAGTTGTTGTTCATGCTCCCGATACAAGCATCCTTTTAAGCAATGCTAATGCCTGTGAGTTATTAGGACTAACCAAAGAGCAGATGCTAGGGAAAAATGCCATTGATCCTGCATGGCATTTTTGTCGTGAGGATGGCACGGTGATGCCCTTAGAGGAATACCCAGTTCAACAAGTCCTCAGTACGGGTTTACCTCTGAGAAATTATATATTGGGAATTAATCAACATAACCAAACAAGGGTTTGGGTGTTAGTGAATGCATTTCCAGAATTTAATGCCAATCAGAAGCTGGAACAGATTGTGATTACCTTTGTTGATATTAGCGATCGCAAACAAGCGGAATTCGATCTTCAATTTGCCAATCAGCAGCTTAGTGATCATATTGCGGAGCTAAACCAACGCCATTGGGAAATGGTGAAGTTGAGTGAAATTAGCGATTTTCTCCAAGCTTGTTTCACTGTAGAGGAGGCTTGTAAGGCGCTTAGTCATTTGATTGAGCCACTATTTCCCAACTGTGCGGGCAGTATTTTTATCACTAATGCTTCCCGCAATCATGTTGAGGTAATGTCATTTTGGGGAGAAGCGCTGCATTCTGAAGTCGCTTTTTTGCCTAATGATTGTTGGGCTTTGCGTCGAGGTCGTGTGCATTTTGTAGATCGGAAGTCAGGGCTATATTGCAATCATATTTTATTAGATGAGGAGATCGATGTTACTCTTTGTATCCCCATGATTGCTCAGGGTGAAACCATTGGTTTATTTCATCTCAGTAACAACAAGGCAAACGCTTTAACCGAATCGAAACAACAACTGGCAAAGACATTAGCCGAACAGATTGGATTAGCGATCGCCAATCTTCGTTTACAAGAAACCCTGAAACAACAAAGCATCCGCGATCCTCTCACAGGTTTATTCAACCGTCGCTATCTCGAAGAAAGCCTTAACCAAGAACTATCCCGCGCCCAACGTCAGCAGCACCAGATTAGTGTAATCATGCTAGATATTGACCATTTCAAACGCTTCAATGACAGCTATGGACATGATGCTGGTGACTATGTGCTGCAAACCGTAGGAAGCTTACTCAAAGCCCATGTACGCGGTTTTGATATTGCTTGTCGCTATGGTGGGGAAGAAATGATCCTCGTTTTGCCAGATTCATCTTTGGAAATCGCTAGTAAACGTGCTGAAGAGATTCGGGAAGCGATCGCCCAAGTCTCCTTAACCTATAATGCCCAACACTTAGGCAATCTGACCGCATCCTTTGGTGTCGCTAGCTTTCCTCAACATGGAGCAACGGGAAGCGCTGTAATGCAAGCCGCCGATTCTGCTCTCTATCGTGCTAAAGCTGCTGGACGCAATCAAGTTTTGACTGCACCATAACGCTATATTGTTATAATGAAGAGCTAAGCCCTTCATATAGCAAGTTGCTGATTCTAAGGCTCGAATAGTTTACGATCGCGATATGCAAGATTTAAATCAAGCTACTTCAGCAGACATACCTCTTAATTGGGGACATCTGATCGCAATGGTCGCTCTAAGAATTCGGCAATCTCTAGACTTGCCAACAATTTTGCAAACAACTGTCAATGAGGTACTTCAACTACTAGGCTGCGATCGCGTTCTACTTTATCAATTTACACCAGACTGGAGTGGACAGGTAGTAGTTGAGTCCGTATCTGAACCTCGTTGGTCATTATTAGATCGAGTGGTGTGTGATACTTGCTTTGAAGATTGCTGGCTCAAACCTTACCATGAGGGAAAATATGCGGCGATCTCCGATGTTAATACTGCAAACTTAAGCTCCTGCTACGCAGATTTTCTGAACAACTTTGAGATCAGAGCTAATCTTGTTGTTCCATTATTGTGTGAATCTCAACTTTGGGGCTTGTTAGTTTCTCATCATTGCAGCGCTCCCCATCAGTGGCAATCAGAAGAAATCTCAGGTTTACAGGAGATAGCTGTGTATGTGGGAATTGCTATTTATCAAGCATCATTACTAGAGCAATTGCAATTAGCAAAATTAAATCTAGAAACTCAAGTAGTGGAGCGTACAGTTGAGCTAGAGCAAGCCAATCAGAATCTTTTGGGAAAGATAAATGAGTACAATTTAAAAGCTAATGAACTTAATCAAAATAAAAGCAAACTAGCGCAACTAGCAGTGATTGTCGAATCCTCTCAAGATGCGATCATGAGCAA from Pseudanabaena sp. Chao 1811 encodes the following:
- a CDS encoding polysaccharide deacetylase family protein — its product is MNVIWVVLALAALGTGMGAAIASRFVTYRTSSSSVETPDLNPNNSVTQSRNSPSFCQYNALDSVTASLYQVRAINAIANDPLPTLSNLSNVINADLVASFNPAPFPQISDRARAAKVPIIMYHDITATKDVEWDVTPDDLEKHFQALQDGGYTPITMDRLVSHLRTGAQLPEKPVLLTFDDNYIGQYKYAFPLLKKYNYPAVWSVHTRFVGTAGQKPKATWDQLREMQKSGLITIASHTVNHLNMKNLSNAELEREVLESKKTLEKELGITIDYFTYPEGDFTERAKDKVKDAGYKAALSMSLDPRQERSANESDDLLAIMRFGQSRFSDVIEQASSGTSASQVSLLPTVSNGSINFTTPVEKKKVTVDGLSLTLVYGGRAVTAHADKRAQVAEILAMTPNAIAAVDGGFFSLERIDGNTMIGPVMSQFSSNAGVFNVGNKGENPLLNGRPLVLISPTAIKFIPFNAVKHNSLEAVKAELPDVTDAFVAAGWLVRDGKPQSAESFGKLYGFDASRDRAFWGIDRSGRPVIGVTMEMIDSVGLGKILAKAGLQDVVMLDSGASAALAYRGKSVMAYEPRPVPHIVALLPPDPAPVESAEKPNCPVSLNRF
- a CDS encoding IS5 family transposase, which translates into the protein MRQPYNTDLSNEEWEIIAPMLPKPSKLGRPPKTNFREVLNGIFYIAKNGCTWENLPHDLPPYSTVYFYFQRWTKTGFIAEINYQISTQVRLADGREATPSLASLDSQSIKTMDSAGSRGIDGGKKVKGRKRFIMVDTLGLVFGALVCPANIGERAGAMRLLANLKYPLRRLQKILVDKGFSGEDITQWVKDNFSCTWEVSKRAEAQKGFVVESKRWVVERTFAWIGKYRRLSKDYEFYENISESFIYIALIRKMLKNLTAVNS
- a CDS encoding sensor domain-containing diguanylate cyclase translates to MAEDISDRKQSEVVIQESEARFRYLADHAPVLIWLSGLDKLCYHFNQKWLEFTGRTMEQEMGNGWAEGVHPEDFQHCLDTYVNSFDARQPFEMEYRLKRFDGEYRWLLDTGVPRFDANGEFLGYIGSCIDISDRKQAEAALRESEARWQFALEGAGGGAWDWNLQTNEAFLSRRWKAMLGFEEHEISNNSSDWDRMLHPDDKEAVYAEINKHLRGETEQSVVEYRIQCKDGSYKWILGSGKLISRTADGAPLRFIGTNIDISDRKQAELSLQQSEKKYRHLINNFHAGVVVHAPDTSILLSNANACELLGLTKEQMLGKNAIDPAWHFCREDGTVMPLEEYPVQQVLSTGLPLRNYILGINQHNQTRVWVLVNAFPEFNANQKLEQIVITFVDISDRKQAEFDLQFANQQLSDHIAELNQRHWEMVKLSEISDFLQACFTVEEACKALSHLIEPLFPNCAGSIFITNASRNHVEVMSFWGEALHSEVAFLPNDCWALRRGRVHFVDRKSGLYCNHILLDEEIDVTLCIPMIAQGETIGLFHLSNNKANALTESKQQLAKTLAEQIGLAIANLRLQETLKQQSIRDPLTGLFNRRYLEESLNQELSRAQRQQHQISVIMLDIDHFKRFNDSYGHDAGDYVLQTVGSLLKAHVRGFDIACRYGGEEMILVLPDSSLEIASKRAEEIREAIAQVSLTYNAQHLGNLTASFGVASFPQHGATGSAVMQAADSALYRAKAAGRNQVLTAP